A DNA window from Paramormyrops kingsleyae isolate MSU_618 chromosome 10, PKINGS_0.4, whole genome shotgun sequence contains the following coding sequences:
- the shbg gene encoding sex hormone-binding globulin, whose amino-acid sequence MDPQPLLLVLLCVSLAQRTREAVEEPGVRRRLISGNGPLDLGQSWGLKTPLMHMKANLTEVTSIRSTFEFRTLDPEGLVLYGDTHAGAEWFVLGLRGGVPEMQIRKSGTIAAVTGGPRLNNGHWHQVQLRSEGHSVVLEVNGTKALVVGLHSQHAQQDTTGLIRLSLGGILVKDLELFNSLRLEMDGCVRTGNWLNLSQPWDTDLVGEPRACYAHIRRGSFFPGTGLAVFNTSGYPTHMGTGRSITIGIEGHIGDWTGTLLAILNSQHKAILTIAAQNQTQKLEVTFGERTDSLSLAHNELLLNLSENAMQIALGDKVVTELRDDTRDWLNIWDDGMLLAFGGVPNYRANTSDSQYLHGCIWGIRIQDRELDLDHALYKHSSISSHSCPASPDLLESSPLLTAAH is encoded by the exons ATGGACCCGCAGCCTCTGCTTCTggttctgctgtgtgtgagtttgGCCCAGCGCACGCGAGAAGCAGTGGAGGAGCCCGGGGTCAGGAGG AGGCTTATATCGGGAAATGGTCCCCTGGACCTCGGACAGAGTTGGGGACTGAAGACGCCCCTAATGCACATGAAAGCCAATCTGACAGAGGTGACAAG CATTAGGTCGACATTCGAGTTCCGGACCCTGGACCCCGAGGGCCTGGTTCTGTACGGGGATACACATGCCGGTGCTGAGTGGTTCGTGCTGGGTCTCCGCGGTGGCGTTCCCGAGATGCAGATCAGGAAAAGTGGAACGATAGCCGCCGTGACAGGGGGGCCCAGGCTCAATAACGGCCACTGGCACCAG gtGCAACTGCGCAGCGAAGGTCATTCCGTGGTCCTGGAGGTGAACGGCACTAAGGCACTAGTGGTGGGGCTGCATTCCCAGCATGCCCAGCAGGACACCACGGGACTCATTCGCCTGTCCCTAGGGGGCATCTTGGTCAAAGACCTGGAGCTTTTCAACTCG CTGCGGCTGGAGATGGACGGCTGCGTGAGAACGGGAAACTGGCTGAACCTGAGCCAGCCCTGGGACACGGACCTGGTGGGGGAGCCCCGGGCCTGTTACGCCCATATCCGGAGGGGCAGCTTCTTCCCTGGGACAGGCCTGGCTGTTTTCAACACTTCTG GCTACCCCACACACATGGGAACTGGCAGAAGCATCACCATAGGAATAGAAGGGCACATAGGCGACTGGACTGGTACGCTTCTGGCCATACTGAACTCCCAGCACAAAGCCATACTTACCATTGCCGCCCAGAACCAAACACAG AAGCTGGAAGTGACATTTGGTGAACGGACAGATAGTCTGTCATTGGCTCACAATGAGCTCTTGCTAAACCTATCAGAGAATGCGATGCAAATTGCACTGGGTGACAAAGTCGTCACAGAGCTCAGAGATGACACACGCGATTGGCTGAACATCTGGGATGATGGCATGCTGTTGGCCTTTGGGGGAGTACCAA ACTACAGAGCAAACACTAGTGACTCACAGTATCTGCACGGCTGCATATGGGGGATCAGAATTCAGGATCGGGAATTAGATCTGGACCATGCCCTCTACAAACACAGCTCTATCTCATCACACAGCTGCCCTGCCTCGCCTGACCTGCTTGAATCTTCACCCTTGCTTACTGCTGCTCattga
- the zbtb4 gene encoding uncharacterized protein zbtb4 produces the protein MVSRTEVWDPFHAGTLLSQLNEQRLAGPTPFCDITLIAANDTKFSAHKSVLAACSPYFQQLLSPSALTPPPPPHPVASLGKDRVLELPHLQPKVLSDLLDYIYTSRVSQHCAKGTKRLSEAGRSLGVPFLAGLVVGESNQMKSKSGLGKINGMEETDKADAAKSARTPHCFPLGTVFPSLVPKKHCTSSHSPSSSPAYSEESQWKMAASVDSQLHRLHKRPESSPSPSSLSPIDLTAPARKDSRSSPASSMTSASPQFQSLPPPPHPGQLLVYPKKGMGDSFPAGVDSERSTAETAQILFNMSTAAFQGHRPTEPEQCPSGKQGRPGSPSMGSGLPQPDPEPQSCTPPPMPPSSDQTAPKSELLCGVCHRLFSSASSLTVHMRLHRGGRALSCRHCGKAFIHNKRLQSHEAVCRQAPPILPVQTKQEPLEEGEEEAARGGETEDQSDQGRVGPGRPVKKGRGFLGRHHRSFPRVDLLAEEDHFVKVVDGHIIYFCAVCERSYMTLSSLKRHSNVHSWRRKYPCRFCDKVFALAEYRTKHEVWHTGERRYQCIFCWEAFATYYNLKTHQKALHGISPGLISSEKTANGGYKQKANALKLYRLLPMRSQKRPYKTYSQTLADSLLLPPDSAMPLPLPLDCSLPTSLDPDELRSLMGDDHRQGLQPDPTNFPFRLGSGGLDQGETSKVSSASLDKPVRTAEDETSKEDSVGSSSSSNLELPKGNSGSKAAVSSVITYGHPKPSVIVHGTAVSSSVIVHSNQITSGVGTNFHNSSSPEPSNSQLSPKATHRPMKKHMLKEYIQAQRQGLWEEEGSATTENLGSTEAIDEEEKGRHSKGRKAHSKSITYMAKPACMAGVSEVRGVAPLCQITVRIGEEAIVKRRISETDLMRDKSPPPSTKSRKTDPVPQDATKPQHAHHHHHRHRHRPHRDTSKQLEVETKKKNQKPPKSPSKVREYYFRQEVREEDSDQDTEDNLWRPYYTYKPKRKTLHVQRVKKSSWHRKLRYKRSLRLMKRAEKIMDHSIKGEDEEKDDEDDEDDDDDDEDEEGVDDEENEGMRKEGVENRHSVDITNGSPISTNEQQGWDTKNKKSDCGLSPTLTPTQVFPKVSCPSPIRQDRHEPMGHSPECGTCGRRFSTTRKRDKHELTHLLEFVCLLCRETFSSQARLEKHQRAQHIAPEQSSSTLQNRDLDPEMEIERVGQEKGSPGRVGRRPSVRHVCPHCSKVCKTAAALGRHAKLHESGSPAAEDDSECGALAPEKEMPPPGTTDSDMKTEYAQSIPVISYPASISQTNGSSDAQTANFEHPGKAEAEPQNLGSRGSSEHRNNGLATDRNPSPRGEPPRSVPGPSSNLQSVLVLKGKESIDTTHSFRIQRERSPEGKDSQRNSPAQKDKKSDTSPDMAMKLQARMESAAAAPITMAAGGRGGVVCTGAADQEIESSLGRGVKRLHSEMDDSRAAQNLRATALSKSPNPSQAQDLTMPSVVLRERELTQQAKANTGMDQREVTLLVPKQEVETPEYSVAQTTVTSTPQKALKSPRCSPHATDLLARAHLEASPSPRGGRASERPLLLQPPFSSRANDRPSAHALLLPRAPPPETKAEEDTSMGSHGEAGYPVQEFPLPLIVPGGCRSSKKHEDNILVSYPASPIPFGPLGKMVANGDLAKLPFYPDPYQLLYGPQLLPYPYSLAALPMALNMMAPGDKVEPLPFLPALLNYGANPYVGAVPHPLVANPSHYGSSSGSGKKRDSSNP, from the coding sequence ATGGTGTCCCGGACAGAAGTCTGGGACCCTTTCCACGCGGGCACGCTCTTGTCACAGCTGAATGAACAGCGGCTGGCCGGCCCCACCCCGTTCTGTGACATCACGCTCATCGCCGCCAACGACACCAAGTTCTCTGCACACAAGAGCGTACTAGCTGCTTGCAGTCCCTACTTCCAACAGCTGCTGTCACCTTCTGCTCTGACACCTCCACCTCCCCCTCACCCCGTGGCTAGCCTCGGGAAGGACAGGGTGCTTGAGTTACCTCACCTTCAGCCGAAGGTACTGTCTGACCTACTGGACTACATCTACACCTCTCGCGTCTCCCAGCATTGCGCCAAGGGGACCAAGCGACTCTCTGAAGCAGGTCGTAGCCTGGGTGTGCCTTTCCTGGCTGGGCTAGTAGTGGGGGAGTCAAATCAGATGAAAAGCAAAAGCGGACTGGGCAAAATCAACGGGATGGAGGAAACGGACAAGGCGGATGCCGCCAAGAGTGCAAGAACACCCCACTGTTTCCCCCTTGGCACGGTTTTCCCCAGCCTTGTACCAAAAAAGCACTGCACCTCCTCCCACTCACCGTCCTCCTCCCCAGCCTACTCTGAGGAGTCCCAGTGGAAGATGGCCGCCTCCGTGGACAGCCAGCTGCATCGCCTCCACAAAAGGCCCGAGAGCTCCCCGTCCCCCTCCTCGTTGTCTCCCATCGACCTCACTGCACCTGCCAGGAAGGATTCGCGATCCTCACCAGCCTCTTCCATGACCAGCGCTTCTCCACAATTCCAGAGCCTTCCTCCACCGCCCCACCCCGGACAGCTGCTGGTCTATCCAAAGAAGGGGATGGGTGACAGCTTCCCTGCAGGCGTAGACTCTGAGCGCTCTACCGCAGAGACAGCGCAGATTCTGTTCAACATGAGCACTGCGGCCTTCCAGGGCCATCGGCCCACTGAGCCAGAGCAGTGTCCAAGTGGGAAACAAGGAAGACCAGGTAGCCCGTCCATGGGATCAGGCCTTCCTCAGCCTGACCCTGAGCCACAATCCTGCACACCTCCTCCCATGCCTCCTAGCTCCGACCAGACAGCGCCAAAGTCCGAGCTGCTGTGTGGGGTCTGCCACCGTCTATTCAGCTCCGCTTCGTCCCTCACCGTCCACATGAGGCTGCACCGGGGAGGGCGGGCGCTCAGCTGTCGGCACTGTGGCAAAGCCTTCATCCACAACAAGAGGCTCCAGTCCCATGAGGCCGTCTGCAGACAGGCTCCTCCCATCCTACCCGTTCAGACAAAGCAAGAGCCACTAGAAGAGGGGGAAGAGGAGGCAGCAAgaggaggagagacagaggACCAGTCTGACCAAGGCCGCGTGGGACCTGGACGACCCGTGAAGAAAGGACGGGGCTTTCTCGGGCGACACCACCGTAGCTTCCCCCGAGTAGACCTACTCGCCGAGGAGGACCACTTTGTGAAAGTGGTGGATGGACACATCATTTACTTCTGTGCTGTCTGTGAGCGTTCCTACATGACACTCTCCAGCCTCAAGCGTCACTCCAATGTTCACTCCTGGCGGCGCAAGTACCCCTGCCGCTTCTGCGACAAGGTCTTCGCCCTGGCCGAATACCGCACCAAGCACGAGGTCTGGCACACGGGCGAACGCCGTTACCAGTGCATCTTCTGCTGGGAGGCATTCGCCACCTATTATAACCTCAAGACACATCAGAAGGCCCTCCATGGTATCAGCCCTGGTCTCATCTCTAGCGAGAAGACGGCCAATGGTGGCTACAAGCAGAAGGCTAACGCTCTGAAGCTGTACCGCTTGCTGCCCATGCGATCCCAGAAGAGGCCTTACAAAACCTACAGTCAGACCCTTGCTGATAGCCTACTTTTGCCCCCTGACTCTGCTATGCCTCTGCCTTTGCCCCTGGACTGCAGTCTACCCACCTCCCTGGATCCTGATGAGCTGCGCTCACTCATGGGAGATGACCATAGACAGGGCTTGCAGCCTGACCCCACCAACTTCCCGTTCAGACTAGGCTCTGGGGGTTTGGATCAAGGGGAAACCTCTAAGGTTTCCTCTGCTTCATTGGATAAGCCTGTAAGGACGGCCGAGGATGAGACATCCAAGGAAGATTCTgtgggcagcagcagcagcagcaacctTGAATTGCCTAAGGGGAACTCTGGCTCCAAAGCGGCGGTCTCCTCTGTTATCACTTATGGACATCCTAAGCCTTCAGTCATTGTCCATGGCACAGCTGTCTCCTCCTCTGTCATCGTGCACAGCAACCAGATAACCTCCGGGGTTGGCACAAACTTCCACAACAGCTCCTCCCCAGAACCCAGCAATAGTCAGCTGTCCCCTAAGGCCACTCATCGGCCCATGAAAAAGCATATGTTGAAGGAATACATCCAGGCACAGAGGCAGGGCTTGTGGGAGGAAGAGGGCTCAGCTACCACAGAGAATCTCGGAAGCACAGAGGCAATCGATGAGGAAGAAAAGGGGAGGCACTCAAAGGGGCGCAAGGCACACAGCAAGAGCATAACCTACATGGCGAAGCCGGCCTGCATGGCTGGTGTATCCGAGGTGAGGGGCGTCGCTCCTCTTTGTCAGATTACGGTGCGTATTGGGGAGGAAGCCATCGTCAAGAGAAGAATCTCCGAAACGGACCTCATGAGGGATAAAAGCCCTCCCCCGTCCACTAAATCAAGAAAGACTGATCCTGTACCACAGGATGCAACCAAGCCCCAGCACGcacatcaccaccaccatcggCACAGGCATCGCCCACACCGTGACACCAGCAAGCAGCTGGAAGTGGAgaccaagaaaaaaaaccaaaaacccCCCAAATCCCCCAGCAAGGTCCGAGAGTACTACTTCCGCCAGGAGGTACGCGAGGAGGACAGTGACCAGGATACGGAGGATAACCTGTGGCGACCATATTACACCTACAAGCCCAAGCGCAAGACGCTTCATGTGCAGAGGGTGAAGAAGTCCTCCTGGCACCGCAAACTGCGATACAAGCGCTCTCTTAGACTGATGAAGAGGGCAGAAAAAATCATGGACCACAGCATCAAAGGGGAGGATGAGGAAAAGGATGATGAGGACGATGaggatgacgatgatgatgatgaagatgaggagGGTGTGGATGACGAGGAGAACGAGGGAATGAGGAAGGAAGGAGTAGAGAACAGGCACTCTGTTGATATTACAAATGGCAGTCCGATTTCCACTAATGAACAGCAAGGTTGggacacaaaaaataaaaagtcagaTTGTGGACTCAGCccaactttaacccctacccaggtCTTTCCAAAAGTATCCTGTCCTTCTCCAATCAGACAGGACAGGCACGAGCCGATGGGGCACTCACCCGAATGTGGAACCTGTGGAAGGCGGTTTTCCACCACTCGGAAGAGGGACAAGCATGAGCTGACACACCTTCTGGAATTTGTATGTTTACTCTGTCGAGAAACCTTCTCATCCCAGGCCCGGCTGGAGAAACACCAGAGGGCCCAGCACATTGCCCCTGAGCAGTCGTCTTCCACATTGCAAAACCGTGACTTGGACCCAGAGATGGAGATAGAGAGGGTTGGGCAAGAAAAGGGTAGCCCTGGGCGTGTGGGCAGAAGGCCTTCTGTTAGGCACGTTTGTCCGCACTGCTCTAAGGTGTGCAAGACCGCCGCTGCACTGGGGCGCCATGCCAAACTCCATGAGTCAGGCAGTCCTGCTGCAGAGGACGATTCAGAATGTGGGGCTCTTGCTCCAGAAAAGGAGATGCCACCACCAGGGACTACTGACTCAGATATGAAGACAGAATATGCTCAGTCCATTCCAGTTATCAGCTACCCTGCATCAATCTCACAGACAAATGGCAGCTCTGATGCCCAAACAGCAAATTTTGAGCATCCTGGAAAAGCAGAGGCAGAACCACAAAATCTGGGAAGCAGGGGCAGTTCAGAGCACAGAAACAATGGTCTAGCTACTGATCGAAACCCGAGTCCACGCGGTGAGCCTCCTCGCTCCGTCCCTGGCCCATCTTCTAACCTTCAGAGTGTGTTGGTCCTCAAAGGAAAAGAATCCATAGAtacaacccattctttcagaatacagagagagagaagcccAGAAGGGAAGGACAGCCAGAGGAACAGCCCAGCCCAGAAAGACAAGAAATCTGACACTTCTCCAGACATGGCGATGAAGCTGCAAGCTCGGATGGAATCTGCTGCTGCAGCGCCTATAACAATGGCTGCTggtgggaggggtggggtggtctGCACGGGTGCTGCAGATCAGGAGATCGAGAGCAGTCTCGGCCGAGGGGTCAAGAGGCTGCATAGCGAGATGGACGATTCCAGGGCGGCTCAAAATCTCAGGGCGACGGCCCTGTCCAAAAGCCCGAATCCCAGCCAAGCACAGGACCTGACAATGCCGTCCGTCGTGCTGAGAGAAAGGGAGCTAACTCAGCAGGCTAAGGCAAACACAGGCATGGACCAGAGGGAGGTGACCCTGCTGGTGCCTAAACAAGAGGTGGAGACTCCGGAATATTCTGTTGCTCAGACCACTGTAACCAGCACCCCGCAGAAAGCCCTCAAGTCACCACGCTGCTCCCCGCATGCTACAGACCTCCTGGCAAGAGCGCATTTGGAGGCCTCCCCATCTCCACGGGGGGGCCGCGCTTCCGAGAGGCCTCTGCTCCTGCAGCCTCCATTCTCATCCCGAGCGAACGATCGCCCATCTGCACATGCCCTTCTACTTCCTCGAGCCCCCCCGCCGGAGACTAAGGCCGAGGAGGACACCTCCATGGGCTCCCACGGAGAAGCTGGGTACCCTGTCCAGGAGTTCCCCCTGCCCCTCATTGTGCCTGGGGGCTGCCGTTCGAGTAAGAAACATGAAGACAACATCCTAGTGTCCTACCCCGCCAGCCCCATCCCTTTTGGCCCCTTGGGGAAGATGGTTGCCAATGGGGACCTGGCTAAACTGCCCTTTTACCCTGACCCGTATCAGCTTCTGTATGGTCCACAGCTGCTTCCCTACCCTTACAGCTTAGCTGCCCTGCCCATGGCCCTGAACATGATGGCCCCGGGGGACAAGGTGGAGCCGTTAcccttcctgcctgccctctTAAACTACGGCGCCAACCCTTATGTGGGCGCAGTGCCGCACCCCCTGGTGGCCAATCCCAGCCActacggcagcagcagcggcagTGGCAAGAAGAGAGACAGCAGCAACCCATAG